A section of the Mangifera indica cultivar Alphonso chromosome 12, CATAS_Mindica_2.1, whole genome shotgun sequence genome encodes:
- the LOC123193066 gene encoding protein SUPPRESSOR OF GENE SILENCING 3-like, whose amino-acid sequence MNMSSRRGSENPVVGGAAEDDGVWQVASRKSKNRAGTSAGKPSFNGSGRGPVETWAHTSESRTQPIWGGVRPQLPKRMPERNFMTSQPVIPPPLERGWNWPSRVGSSSKGSQKYKSVHNECEDNADENYDDDSDNNSDILDDSEDELFSDEFDSDTSQKSHETRKKSGWFRKFFESLDNLTIEEINEPERQWHCPACQHGPGAIDWYRGLQPLMTHAKTKGAKRVKLHRELAKLLDEELQQRGTSVVPAAESFGRWKGLIDEEKDHEIVWPPMVVILNTRLEKDEHDKWIGMGNQELLEYFSSYDAVRARHSYGPQGHRGMSVLIFESSAAGYLEAERLHKHFSDQGTDRDSWNRKQVLFIPGGKRQLYGFMAIKEDLDLFNQHAQGKSKLKYELRSYQEMVVQQIRQMSEDNQQLIYFKNKVDKVQRHSKTLEESFSIVSERLRKTIEENRIVKQRSKMQHEESKEEMDFQEKFFKEQIRLIQEARDAKEEDFERLQQGEREKVKQSVNIASNTEDISQRTERMAKFINQQDKEMEMFEKKREELFKIRDEKMAALKRRFYEEQCEIENECSAMLSRLMEEYARVQD is encoded by the exons ATGAATATGAGTTCAAGAAGAGGGAGTGAAAACCCAGTTGTTGGAGGCGCAGCTGAAGATGATGGTGTGTGGCAGGTGGCTTCAAGGAAGTCTAAAAACAGAGCTGGAACCAGTGCCGGGAAACCTAGCTTTAATGGATCTGGAAGGGGCCCTGTGGAAACCTGGGCACATACTTCAGAATCTAGGACACAACCCATCTGGGGGGGTGTGAGGCCCCAGTTGCCCAAGAGGATGCCTGAAAGAAATTTTATGACCTCCCAACCAGTGATTCCCCCTCCTTTGGAGCGTGGTTGGAACTGGCCATCCAGAGTTGGTTCTTCATCAAAAGGTAGCCAAAAATACAAAAGTGTCCACAATGAATGTGAGGATAATGCTGATGAAAATTATGATGATGACAGCGACAACAACTCTGATATTCTGGATGATTCAGAGGATGAACTTTTTAGTGATGAATTTGATTCAGATACCAGTCAAAAGAGTCATGAGACTCGCAAGAAGAGTGGATGGTTCAGAAAATTCTTTGAAAGTTTGGATAATTTGACTATTGAAGAGATAAATGAGCCAGAAAGGCAGTGGCACTGTCCAGCATGCCAGCATGGTCCAGGTGCCATTGACTGGTACCGTGGCCTTCAACCTTTAATGACCCATGCAAAAACAAAAGGAGCAAAGAGGGTGAAGCTCCACAGGGAACTTGCAAAGCTTCTTGATGAGGAGTTGCAGCAGCGGGGAACTTCAGTGGTTCCTGCTGCTGAATCATTTGGTCGGTGGAAAGGGTTGATTGATGAAGAGAAGGATCATGAGATTGTGTGGCCGCCCATGGTGGTCATATTGAATACCAGGTTGGAGAAAGATGAGCATGATAAG TGGATTGGGATGGGTAATCAGGAACTTCTTGAGTACTTCAGCTCTTATGATGCTGTGAGGGCTCGACATTCATATGGTCCACAGGGGCACCGTGGAATGAGTGttcttatttttgaaagttctgCGGCAGGATACCTGGAAGCGGAACGTCTGCATAAACATTTTTCTGATCAAGGAACAGATAGAGACTCTTGGAATAGGAAGCAGGTACTATTCATCCCTGGAGGGAAGCGCCAGTTATATGGTTTTATGGCAATAAAGGAAGATCTCGATCTGTTCAATCAGCATGCTCAAG GAAAATCTAAGCTGAAATATGAGTTGAGATCATATCAAGAGATGGTCGTTCAGCAAATAAGACAAATGAGTGAGGACAACCAGCAGCTCATCTATTTCAAGAACAAAGTGGATAAGGTGCAAAGGCATTCGAAGACACTCGAGGAATCCTTCAGTATTGTGAGTGAGAGGCTGCGAAAGACAATAGAAGAGAATCGCATTGTTAAACAAAGGTCAAAAATGCAGCATGAAGAAAGCAAGGAAGAG ATGGACTTCCAAGAGAAGTTTTTCAAGGAGCAAATCAGATTAATCCAGGAAGCAAGAGATGCTAAAGAGGAGGATTTTGAAAGGCTACAGCAGGGTGAGCGGGAGAAAGTGAAGCAATCAGTCAACATCGCCTCCAACACTGAAGACATAAGCCAAAg AACTGAAAGAATGGCAAAGTTCATAAATCAACAAGACAAAGAAATGGAAATGTTtgagaagaagagagaggagTTATTCAAAATCCGCGATGAAAAAATGGCAGCATTGAAGCGCAGGTTTTACGAAGAACAGTGTGAGATAGAGAATGAATGCAGTGCAATGTTGAGCAGATTGATGGAGGAATATGCCCGTGTTCAGGATTAG
- the LOC123193728 gene encoding uncharacterized protein LOC123193728 has product MLHYDYEFENQTSPQGTTNDFFTNPATPNFLPSPTPGSPSELSDLMKYMEPSLEGNKKNLKRGKEILGELPADSPGEGYQDHMSFQQNPELQEDWNNCKRSKKLHILAMPCSLPDTVHHNIQGSAASGVRVPFEKEIENDFLPWAGIPAIPCEWPELIKNVEQFPEFIFPAVNPVDYFGGITNESLLIRFENMLSLSFVHPSGLESNMGKISLEEKFHFWLQEKASEGENGVTVLDEGGAGVIHLAAGLGYDWAIETLIVDAKIDINFNDKNGCTALHWAAYCGRKNTVEFLISKDAAHALPSFPPGSGENTPANLAFAAGHQEIGHYLEEKVEAAVAALEFHLDEDDFYKL; this is encoded by the exons ATGCTACATTATGATTACGAGTTTGAAAACCAGACTTCTCCTCAAGGGACTACAAATGATTTCTTCACCAACCCTGCTACACCTAATTTCCTCCCCAGTCCTACACCTGGTAGCCCGAGTGAATTGTCAGACTTGATGAAGTATATGGAACCGTCTTTGGAG ggaaataagaaaaatcttaaACGAGGGAAGGAAATTCTGGGAGAGCTTCCAGCCGACAGCCCTGGTGAAGGATATCAAGATCACATGAGTTTTCAACAGAACCCAGAGTTGCAG GAAGACTGGAATAATTGTAAACGCAGCAAGAAGTTGCATATCTTGGCGATGCCATGTTCTCTGCCTGACACTGTTCATCATAACATTCAAGGATCTGCTGCATCAG gaGTTCGTGTGCCTTTTGAAAAAGAGATTGAGAATGATTTCCTCCCATGGGCTGGTATACCTGCTATACCTTGTGAATGGCCGGAGTTGATAAAGAATGTGGAGCAGTTTCCAGAA TTTATTTTTCCTGCTGTGAACCCTGTTGATTATTTTGGTGGCATAACAAATGAAAGTCTCCTTATAAGATTTGAAAACATGTTATCTCTAAGCTTTGTCCATCCAAGTGGTCTCGAGAGCAATATGGGCAAAATTTCATTAGAAGAG AAATTTCATTTCTGGCTCCAGGAGAAGGCATCTGAAGGTGAAAATGGGGTCACTGTTTTGGATGAGGGTGGTGCAGGTGTGATACACCTAGCAGCTGGTCTTGGCTATGATTGGGCCATAGAAACCTTAATTGTTGATGCTAAAATTGATATCAATTTCAATGATAAAAACGGATGTACTGCACTTCATTGGGCAGCATATTGTGGCAG AAAGAATACAGTTGAGTTTCTCATCTCTAAAGATGCAGCTCATGCATTACCATCTTTTCCACCTGGTTCCGGGGAAAACACACCGGCGAATTTGGCTTTTGCCGCGGGGCACCAAGAAATTGGTCATTATCTTGAAGAAAAAGTAGAGGCGGCTGTGGCAGCCCTGGAATTTCACTTGGATGAGGACgacttttataaattataa